Proteins co-encoded in one Mobula birostris isolate sMobBir1 unplaced genomic scaffold, sMobBir1.hap1 scaffold_2761, whole genome shotgun sequence genomic window:
- the LOC140192825 gene encoding uncharacterized protein has translation EWNQSLDTEHAKADAAVQQLQAEIESLRGQQDETSAENQQLKVTNQEMETQLEGMQRELQKAQDQLVTLQEEATHREEKEGLQRTRSIRRRAVPNKPDTPGEESGLRVEGQDVTPGAGGGVAHEETEAASARDEAAEKIEELQAEIESLRGQQEETSAENQQLKVTNQEMEMRLEGIQRELQEAQDRLVTLQEEAAHREEKEGLQRTRSIRRRAVPDKPDTPGEESGLRVEGQDVSPGAGGDVAHEEMEAASEKIEELQAEIESLRGLQEETSAENQQLKVTNQEMEMRLEGIQRELQEAQDRLVTLQEEAAHQEEKEGLQRTRSIRRRAVPDKPDTPEEESGLRVEGQDMTPGAGGDVAHEETGAASARDEAAGRTEELQAEIESLRGLQEETSAENQQLKVTNQEMEMRLEVIQRELQEAQDRLVTLQEEREGLKRTRSIRRRAAPDTSDKPDTQGEEPGPRVEGQGLTLEEGGDGIHEEKAAASGRDEAAERIKELQAEIESLRGLQEETSAENQQLKVTNQELETRLEGIQREQQEIQDRLVSLQEETERLQRTPSIQRQTTRDTSSKPETLGEDAGPRLDGEGGDGAHNEPAATSVEKPNDPEPEYNVIFVGDASVGKTSFIQNFCEGHYQPGLSSTIGVDFRVKSLNVENRHIALKVWDTAGQER, from the exons GGAGTGGAATCAATCGCTGGACACGGAGCACGCAAAAGCTGATGCTGCTGTTCAGCAG ctcCAGGCGGAGATCGAGTCCCTGCGCGGTCAACAGGACGAGACCAGCGCTGAGAACCAGCAgctcaaagtgaccaatcaggaGATGGAGACGCAGCTGGAGGGGATGCAACGGGAGCTGCAGAAGGCCCAGGATCAGCTGGTCACTCTCCAGGAAGAAGCAACTCACCGGGAGGAGAAGGAAGG GCTCCAGAGAACTCGTTCCATTCGACGCCGAGCCGTTCCCAACAAACCGGACACTCCGGGAGAGGAGTCTGGACTGAGGGTCGAGGGTCAGGACGTGACCCCAGGAGCAGGTGGAGGTGTGGCCCATGAGGAGACGGAGGCTGCCTCAGCAAGAgatgaggcagcagagaaaattGAAGAG CTCCAGGCGGAGATCGAATCCCTGCGTGGTCAACAGGAGGAGACCAGCGCTGAGAACCAGCAGCTTAAAGTGACCAATCAGGAGATGGAGATGCGGCTGGAGGGGATCCAACGGGAGCTGCAGGAGGCTCAGGATCGGCTGGTCACCCTCCAGGAGGAAGCAGCTCACCGGGAGGAGAAGGAAGG GCTCCAGAGAACTCGTTCCATTCGACGCCGAGCCGTTCCTGACAAACCGGACACGCCGGGAGAGGAGTCTGGACTGAGAGTCGAGGGTCAGGACGTGTCCCcaggagcaggtggagatgtggcCCATGAGGAGATGGAGGCTGCCTCAGAGAAAATTGAAGAG CTCCAGGCGGAGATCGAGTCCCTGCGCGGTCTGCAGGAGGAGACCAGCGCTGAGAACCAGCAgctcaaagtgaccaatcaggaGATGGAGATGCGGCTGGAGGGGATCCAACGGGAGCTGCAGGAGGCTCAGGATCGGCTGGTCACCCTCCAGGAGGAAGCAGCTCACCAGGAGGAGAAAGAAGG GCTCCAGAGAACTCGTTCCATTCGACGCCGAGCCGTTCCCGACAAACCAGACACACCGGAAGAGGAGTCCGGACTGAGGGTCGAGGGTCAGGACATGACGCcaggagcaggtggagatgtggcCCATGAGGAGACAGGGGCTGCCTCAGCAAGAGATGAGGCCGCTGGGAGAACTGAAGAG CTCCAGGCGGAGATCGAGTCCCTGCGCGGTCTGCAGGAGGAGACCAGCGCTGAGAACCAGCAgctcaaagtgaccaatcaggaGATGGAGATGCGGCTGGAGGTGATCCAACGGGAGCTGCAGGAGGCTCAGGATCGGCTGGTCACCCTccaggaggagagagaagg GCTGAAGAGAACTCGCTCCATCCGACGCCGAGCCGCTCCTGACACCTCGGACAAACCAGACACCCAGGGGGAAGAGCCTGGGCCAAGGGTCGAAGGCCAGGGCCTGACCCTGGAAGAAGGTGGAGATGGGATTCATGAGGAAAAGGCAGCAGCCTCAGGAAGAGACGAGGCAGCAGAGAGGATTAAAGAG CTCCAGGCGGAGATCGAGTCCCTGCGCGGTCTACAGGAGGAGACCAGCGCTGAGAACCAGCAgctcaaagtgaccaatcaggaGCTGGAGACACGGCTGGAGGGGATCCAACGGGagcagcaggagattcaggaccgtCTGGTGAGCCTCCAGGAGGAGACAGAGAG ACTGCAGAGGACTCCCTCCATCCAGCGGCAGACCACTCGCGACACTTCGAGCAAACCGGAGACCCTGGGAGAGGACGCTGGCCCGAGGCTCGATGGTGAAGGCGGAGACGGGGCTCATAATGAACCGGCAGCCACCTCA GTGGAGAAGCCCAACGACCCCGAACCAGAATACAACGTCATCTTTGTTGGGGATGCGAGTGTTGGAAAAACATCCTTCATCCAGAATTTCTGTGAGGGTCACTACCAGCCAGGCCTCTCTTCCACTATAG